From a single Nostoc edaphicum CCNP1411 genomic region:
- the serS gene encoding serine--tRNA ligase has translation MLDIKQIRENPQLVQERLNSRSGKYDIEPILQLDRQQRELEGTRSQLQARSNEIGKIVGQKIKSGIDPQDPEIQALRDEGNSVKATLSQLEPQEKELKAEIAQLVLALPNLPSDSTPLGKNEEDNVEVRRWGDEYIPQNANILPHWEIGEKLGILNVERAVKVAQSRFVTLIGAGAALERALIQFMLSLHTQAGYVEVSPPLLVNTESLTATGQLPKFAEESFKCADDDLWLIPTAEVPVTNLYRGEILAAEDLPIYHCAFTPCFRREAGSYGRDMRGLIRLHQFNKVEMVKFVEPSTSFDELEKLVGNAEAILQALQLPYRVVNLSTGDLGFASTKTYDLEVWLPSSGKYREISSCSNTIDFQARRADIRFKEAGKKGTQFVHTLNGSGLAVGRTMAAILENYQQSDGTVRIPEVLQPYLGREVL, from the coding sequence GTGCTGGATATCAAGCAAATACGGGAAAATCCGCAATTAGTTCAAGAACGATTGAATAGTCGTAGTGGTAAATACGACATTGAACCGATTTTACAGTTAGATCGGCAACAACGGGAGCTTGAAGGGACGCGTAGTCAACTCCAAGCCCGTAGCAACGAAATCGGTAAAATTGTCGGGCAGAAGATTAAATCTGGGATCGATCCTCAAGACCCAGAAATTCAAGCCTTGCGGGATGAAGGGAACTCTGTCAAAGCTACGTTGAGCCAACTGGAACCCCAAGAAAAAGAACTCAAAGCTGAAATTGCACAACTTGTGTTGGCACTTCCCAACTTGCCAAGCGACTCTACACCCCTTGGTAAGAATGAAGAAGATAACGTAGAGGTGCGCCGTTGGGGTGATGAGTATATTCCCCAAAATGCGAATATTCTTCCTCACTGGGAAATTGGCGAAAAGCTTGGTATTCTCAATGTTGAACGAGCTGTAAAAGTTGCCCAAAGTCGCTTTGTGACATTGATAGGCGCTGGTGCAGCATTGGAGAGGGCATTAATTCAATTTATGCTCAGTCTCCATACTCAAGCTGGGTATGTCGAAGTCAGCCCGCCGCTGTTAGTGAATACTGAGTCTTTGACGGCGACCGGTCAGTTACCCAAGTTTGCGGAAGAAAGCTTTAAATGTGCTGATGATGACTTATGGCTGATTCCGACAGCTGAAGTTCCAGTTACAAATCTCTACCGTGGTGAAATTCTAGCTGCTGAAGATTTACCTATTTACCACTGTGCCTTTACTCCCTGTTTTCGCCGTGAAGCTGGTAGTTATGGGCGCGATATGCGGGGATTAATTCGCCTCCATCAATTTAATAAGGTGGAAATGGTGAAATTTGTCGAACCCAGTACGTCTTTTGATGAGTTAGAGAAATTGGTGGGGAATGCAGAAGCAATTTTACAGGCATTGCAGTTGCCTTACCGAGTAGTAAATTTAAGTACTGGGGATTTGGGATTTGCCTCTACCAAAACTTATGATTTAGAGGTTTGGTTGCCTTCTTCTGGCAAATACCGCGAAATTTCTAGCTGTTCTAATACTATAGATTTTCAGGCGCGACGGGCTGATATTCGCTTCAAAGAGGCGGGGAAGAAAGGAACTCAGTTCGTACATACCCTCAACGGTTCCGGTTTGGCTGTGGGAAGGACGATGGCAGCAATTTTGGAGAATTATCAACAATCTGATGGGACGGTAAGGATACCAGAAGTGTTGCAACCTTACTTGGGACGTGAAGTTTTATAG
- a CDS encoding S-layer homology domain-containing protein, with translation MFNLNRWQSKTAAFMALSVTVGTVAPFITAAPSFAQTTFADVSSNYWAAQFIQQLSQRGVIAGFPDGTFRPEEAVTRAQFAAMVNKAFQKAPQRQAINFADVPSNYWASSAIQQAYTIGFLSGYPGNRFEPNQAIPRQQVLVSLANGLEYSPSSNTESTLQYFNDASNIASYARSPIAAATEKQIVVNYPNVNFLNPTATATRAQVAAFIYQALVSSNQASAINSPYVVALGSTTPTPVSVTIPQGTAIPVKYDKAEKILVTKDETAPLTLTVSQNVVTQDGSVVIPAGSQVIGQLRPATGGSQFIAEKLVLASGQEYQLNASSDVITKTETVNKGTSTGAIIRNTVLGAGAAAAVSAVTGDRAIATEEVLGGAGIGALIGLFFGRNSVDLVAIDPDTDLQMTINQNLLVSVR, from the coding sequence ATGTTTAACTTAAATCGTTGGCAATCTAAAACAGCTGCATTCATGGCTTTAAGCGTCACAGTTGGTACTGTAGCGCCCTTCATTACAGCTGCACCTTCTTTTGCTCAAACTACTTTTGCTGATGTTTCATCTAACTATTGGGCAGCACAATTTATTCAACAATTGTCTCAGCGAGGCGTAATTGCTGGATTTCCTGATGGCACCTTCCGCCCTGAAGAAGCGGTAACACGCGCTCAATTTGCCGCTATGGTCAACAAAGCTTTCCAAAAAGCACCGCAACGGCAAGCAATCAATTTTGCTGATGTGCCTAGTAACTATTGGGCATCCAGTGCAATTCAGCAAGCTTATACCATTGGTTTCTTGTCAGGTTATCCTGGAAATCGCTTTGAGCCTAACCAGGCTATTCCCCGTCAACAAGTTTTGGTTTCCCTTGCGAACGGTCTGGAATATAGTCCCAGCAGTAATACTGAAAGCACTCTGCAATACTTCAACGATGCCTCTAACATCGCTAGCTATGCCCGTAGCCCGATCGCAGCTGCAACTGAAAAGCAAATTGTGGTCAACTATCCTAATGTGAACTTCCTGAATCCAACTGCAACCGCCACTCGCGCTCAGGTAGCAGCTTTTATCTACCAAGCATTAGTTAGCTCTAATCAAGCCTCAGCTATTAACTCGCCTTATGTTGTGGCACTTGGGTCTACTACCCCAACACCTGTATCAGTCACAATTCCTCAAGGGACTGCTATTCCTGTGAAGTATGACAAGGCAGAAAAAATTCTGGTTACAAAGGACGAAACAGCGCCTTTGACATTGACAGTATCCCAAAACGTAGTTACGCAAGACGGATCTGTAGTGATTCCTGCTGGTAGTCAAGTTATTGGTCAACTCAGACCTGCTACAGGCGGTTCTCAATTCATTGCCGAGAAACTAGTTTTGGCCAGTGGTCAAGAGTATCAACTTAACGCTAGTTCTGACGTGATTACCAAAACTGAAACCGTCAACAAAGGTACTAGTACTGGTGCAATTATCAGAAATACCGTATTGGGCGCAGGTGCAGCTGCTGCGGTATCTGCTGTCACAGGCGATCGCGCCATTGCCACAGAAGAAGTCTTGGGTGGCGCTGGTATCGGTGCATTGATTGGTCTGTTCTTCGGCAGAAATAGCGTTGACTTAGTAGCAATTGACCCAGATACCGATTTACAAATGACAATCAATCAGAACTTGTTGGTTTCAGTAAGATAG
- a CDS encoding AAA-like domain-containing protein gives MKQSKSTRRRGLILTIAGLKRLQASILTMEKVQNNGHRFTLEDLGDRMNVSTKTLNRLWSLNTGVDQKTLKLCFSAFNLELRREDYTILSESNHTENSQTLSLSLDTEEQKLSPSLSLDSFVTQHHNLLENLWSYPDGPVALDSPFYVERPPIEELVYREIIQPGCVIRIRAPREMGKTSLVVRLLAFAKMQGYRPVNVNCNQIDSSCLTDLNKLLRSLCWQIATELGIDPKLDDNWDEEIGCKLSCSVYLQSYLLNQSKSPVVLVLNEVDRFFEYPEIAREFFGLLRSWYEEARQDNDLQKLRLVVVYSTEVYVSLDINRSPFNIGLPIRLPEFTEYQVKYLAHRHGLDWTSNKEVKQLMSLVGGHPALIRIALYYLCCQGITLEELIQDAIANGGIYRYHLWRHWAILQENPSLVKAYVEVVAAKQSISLNPIDTHKLESLGLITYEGDRILPRCELYRAYFKKQLGVAEFEYKSLQKRA, from the coding sequence ATGAAGCAATCTAAGAGCACGCGAAGACGAGGACTTATCCTAACGATCGCTGGGTTGAAGCGTTTACAGGCGTCGATTCTGACGATGGAAAAGGTACAAAATAATGGGCATCGCTTCACTCTAGAAGATTTAGGCGATCGCATGAATGTTTCTACCAAGACTCTAAACCGATTATGGTCATTGAATACAGGCGTGGATCAAAAAACCCTAAAATTATGCTTTAGCGCCTTTAACTTAGAATTACGCAGGGAAGACTATACAATTCTGAGTGAATCGAATCATACTGAAAACTCTCAAACTCTCTCACTGAGTTTAGACACAGAAGAACAAAAGTTATCTCCGTCTTTATCCTTAGATTCATTTGTTACTCAACACCATAACCTACTCGAAAATCTTTGGTCATACCCAGATGGCCCCGTAGCTTTAGATTCGCCCTTCTATGTCGAACGCCCCCCCATTGAGGAACTAGTCTATCGAGAAATAATTCAACCGGGCTGTGTGATCCGGATTCGAGCGCCAAGAGAGATGGGTAAAACTTCTCTAGTGGTGAGGCTGTTAGCCTTTGCCAAGATGCAAGGTTATCGCCCGGTGAATGTGAATTGCAACCAAATCGATTCAAGCTGTCTGACAGACTTAAACAAGCTTTTGCGTTCTCTTTGCTGGCAAATTGCAACAGAATTAGGCATTGATCCTAAGTTAGATGACAACTGGGATGAGGAAATAGGCTGTAAGTTAAGTTGCAGTGTATATTTGCAATCTTATTTGCTCAACCAGAGTAAAAGTCCAGTGGTTTTAGTCTTAAATGAGGTTGACCGCTTTTTTGAATATCCTGAAATTGCTCGAGAGTTTTTTGGTTTGTTGCGCTCTTGGTATGAGGAAGCACGACAAGATAACGACTTGCAGAAATTGAGGTTAGTGGTGGTTTACTCTACAGAAGTATATGTCTCTCTGGATATCAACCGCTCCCCATTTAATATCGGATTACCGATCCGTCTACCAGAATTTACTGAGTACCAAGTAAAATATTTAGCTCATCGACATGGGCTGGACTGGACTTCTAACAAGGAAGTTAAGCAACTAATGTCTCTCGTGGGGGGACATCCAGCGCTAATTCGGATTGCTTTGTATTATCTCTGCTGTCAAGGGATTACTTTAGAAGAACTGATACAGGATGCGATCGCTAACGGTGGTATCTATCGTTATCATTTATGGCGACACTGGGCAATTCTGCAAGAAAATCCCAGTTTGGTAAAGGCATATGTTGAAGTTGTGGCCGCAAAGCAAAGCATTTCTCTGAATCCCATTGACACTCATAAGCTCGAAAGCTTAGGGTTGATCACTTATGAAGGCGATCGCATCCTACCGCGTTGCGAACTCTACCGTGCTTACTTTAAAAAACAACTAGGCGTTGCTGAATTTGAATATAAATCATTGCAAAAACGTGCCTGA
- a CDS encoding cofactor assembly of complex C subunit B, with the protein MDTAILPSTFLLTLLLSVGLFFFIRASTKDRIETAQLVSEQDEAVLMSQLKEYFRSRSYRVAAVDREQNKVTFEGNVRPSWFLAIFLTLLAAIGIVCLSLVVYLLFPGLSTIVLAMVLLSPLSGLFYWKKSERLEKVSLKVETTQSEQTSSSKITVVAHRDELSELQRTLQLKPGI; encoded by the coding sequence ATGGATACTGCTATTCTGCCATCTACGTTCCTGTTAACCTTGTTGTTATCCGTTGGGCTGTTTTTCTTTATTCGTGCCTCGACTAAAGACCGCATAGAAACAGCGCAACTGGTATCTGAGCAAGACGAAGCTGTTTTAATGTCTCAATTAAAAGAGTATTTTCGCTCGCGGTCTTACCGAGTGGCAGCGGTAGACCGAGAACAAAACAAGGTGACTTTTGAAGGTAATGTTCGCCCTAGCTGGTTCTTAGCTATATTTCTAACTTTACTGGCAGCTATTGGGATTGTTTGTCTATCTTTGGTGGTATACCTGCTTTTTCCTGGCCTGAGTACCATTGTTCTGGCTATGGTACTGCTGTCGCCTTTAAGTGGTCTATTTTATTGGAAAAAATCTGAAAGACTTGAGAAGGTTTCGCTCAAAGTAGAAACAACTCAGAGCGAACAAACCTCCTCAAGTAAGATAACCGTAGTTGCCCATCGAGATGAACTCAGTGAGTTACAGAGGACTCTACAGCTAAAGCCTGGGATATAA
- the rpsN gene encoding 30S ribosomal protein S14 — MAKKSMIEREKKRTRLIEKYADKREALLEEFRSAASPLDKLEIHRKIQQLPRNSAPTRHRNRCWLTGRSRGVYRDFGLSRNVLREWAHEGLLPGVVKSSW; from the coding sequence ATGGCGAAAAAGAGCATGATTGAGCGCGAGAAAAAGCGCACCAGGTTGATAGAAAAGTATGCTGACAAGCGAGAAGCCCTTCTGGAAGAGTTCAGAAGTGCAGCATCTCCTCTGGATAAGCTGGAAATCCACCGGAAGATTCAACAGCTACCCCGGAATAGTGCGCCCACCCGCCACCGTAATCGTTGTTGGTTGACTGGTCGTTCTAGAGGCGTTTACCGCGATTTTGGGTTGTCTCGGAACGTGCTGCGGGAATGGGCACATGAAGGTCTTTTGCCTGGAGTTGTTAAGTCTAGTTGGTAG
- the aat gene encoding leucyl/phenylalanyl-tRNA--protein transferase, which yields MQYDIAAIVEGYAQGYFLMADERDRLSWYGSRDRTLIPLDERFRYPKSLQRVLNQERFTVAINRDFQAVVAGCADRETTWISPELEKIYWLLYQSGYAYSFETWQGDELAGGILGIVIGGAFIGESMFYRIPEGSKVAMVKLVERLRQREFVFFDAQMMNPHLERFGAYRVEDEEYQVLLKQALHRPCSLII from the coding sequence ATGCAATATGATATCGCCGCTATTGTTGAGGGCTATGCACAAGGCTATTTTCTCATGGCTGATGAACGCGATCGCCTGAGTTGGTACGGAAGTCGCGATCGAACTTTGATTCCTTTGGATGAACGGTTTCGCTACCCCAAGTCTTTGCAGCGTGTTCTGAATCAAGAACGCTTTACCGTGGCTATTAATCGGGACTTCCAAGCTGTGGTGGCTGGGTGTGCAGACAGAGAGACAACTTGGATTTCACCAGAATTGGAAAAGATTTACTGGCTACTTTACCAGAGTGGTTATGCTTATAGTTTTGAAACTTGGCAAGGTGACGAACTAGCCGGGGGAATTTTAGGGATTGTTATTGGTGGGGCTTTTATTGGCGAGTCGATGTTTTACCGCATTCCCGAAGGTTCAAAGGTAGCGATGGTCAAGTTGGTGGAGAGATTGCGTCAGAGAGAATTTGTATTTTTTGATGCCCAAATGATGAATCCTCACTTGGAGAGGTTTGGTGCCTATCGAGTTGAGGATGAAGAATATCAAGTTTTACTAAAGCAAGCATTACACCGTCCATGTTCTCTAATAATTTAG
- a CDS encoding PadR family transcriptional regulator, giving the protein MKLEDIYQFFENPPPTYLCQELAVCYILSVLLQGESYGTELIEQLETEYPIYRLSDTVLYSAIKFLEDQGAITGYWKKLEGRGRPRRMYQVSPEWQVQGQDLAFLWQDYINRRTK; this is encoded by the coding sequence ATGAAACTTGAGGATATATATCAATTCTTTGAAAATCCTCCGCCAACTTACCTTTGTCAAGAACTAGCAGTTTGTTACATCCTGTCTGTTTTATTACAAGGTGAATCCTACGGAACCGAGTTGATCGAGCAATTAGAAACTGAATATCCCATCTACCGACTTTCAGATACCGTACTTTACAGTGCAATAAAATTTCTGGAAGATCAAGGGGCAATCACTGGATATTGGAAGAAACTCGAAGGACGGGGACGCCCCAGGCGTATGTACCAAGTTTCTCCCGAATGGCAAGTTCAAGGTCAGGATTTAGCTTTTCTTTGGCAAGACTACATCAATAGGAGGACAAAGTAA
- the rseP gene encoding RIP metalloprotease RseP: MSVLAAIAVLAVLILVHELGHFVAARSQGILVNRFSLGFGPVLLKYQGSQTEYAVRAFPLGGFVGFPDDDPDSDVPPNDPNLLRNRPVLDRAIVISAGVIANLIFAYLVLALQLGIVGIPKELNYQAGVLVQPVNQESVAYQAGIREGDIILAVNGQELPASDQSTPLLTKEIQTHPNQQIELKILRENQQQTLKLTPKLGADGKGVVGVALSPNATATYRRPNSPFEIFGIAANRFQQLFVGTLSGFGQLITNFQQTAGQVSGPVNIVKIGAKLAEDNSVNLLSFAAIISINLAIINILPLPALDGGQLAFLLIEGLRGKPVPSRIQEGVMQTGLVLLLGLGIFLIVKETTQLTSQLEWVQRLFQ; the protein is encoded by the coding sequence ATGTCAGTTTTAGCAGCGATCGCAGTCTTGGCTGTTTTGATCTTGGTACACGAGTTGGGACATTTTGTTGCAGCCCGTTCTCAAGGCATTCTGGTTAATCGTTTTTCTTTGGGTTTTGGCCCAGTTCTTTTAAAGTACCAAGGTTCACAAACCGAATATGCTGTCCGCGCCTTTCCTTTGGGCGGCTTTGTGGGCTTTCCCGATGATGACCCCGATAGCGATGTTCCACCCAATGACCCAAATCTGCTGCGTAACCGTCCAGTTTTAGATCGGGCGATCGTTATCAGTGCCGGAGTGATCGCAAATTTAATATTTGCCTACTTAGTGTTGGCTCTGCAATTGGGTATCGTTGGTATTCCCAAGGAATTAAACTATCAAGCTGGTGTTCTTGTACAGCCTGTTAATCAAGAATCTGTTGCCTATCAAGCAGGAATTCGGGAAGGAGATATTATTCTGGCTGTGAACGGTCAGGAACTCCCGGCTTCTGATCAGTCAACTCCTTTGCTGACAAAAGAGATTCAAACTCATCCCAATCAGCAAATCGAACTGAAAATTCTGCGTGAAAACCAACAACAAACCCTGAAATTAACACCAAAACTAGGAGCCGATGGCAAAGGTGTAGTTGGTGTGGCACTTAGTCCAAATGCTACAGCAACTTATCGCCGCCCTAATAGTCCTTTTGAAATTTTCGGCATTGCTGCTAACAGATTTCAACAATTATTTGTTGGTACACTCAGCGGTTTTGGCCAGTTGATTACCAACTTTCAACAAACTGCTGGACAAGTTTCTGGGCCAGTTAATATTGTCAAAATAGGTGCAAAGTTAGCTGAGGACAATAGTGTAAATCTGTTGTCTTTTGCCGCAATTATCAGCATTAACTTGGCTATTATCAATATTTTACCTTTGCCAGCTTTGGATGGTGGACAACTCGCTTTTCTGCTGATTGAAGGTTTGCGTGGTAAGCCTGTGCCTAGCCGTATTCAAGAAGGTGTAATGCAAACAGGTTTGGTGCTACTTTTAGGGTTAGGAATTTTTCTGATAGTCAAAGAAACCACCCAATTAACTAGCCAATTGGAATGGGTACAAAGATTGTTTCAGTGA
- a CDS encoding Coq4 family protein, giving the protein MLKKLQPIKVILAYRNSDNLGDIAILKSDFFGAKVSPTVASKLQPVVGYYPTIDLSQLSQYPQGSFGREYANHMRANQLKPLNISPELEDIAKSNLFALRYLVTHDIFHVLLDFDTTYAGEIGVLAFAATQNYSKSLHIGLWLARLLYPILAPQQIKAIFANLVKGRELGKKADFLLGDRFEDHWEEPIDDVRKRLRLQ; this is encoded by the coding sequence ATGCTCAAAAAACTACAACCAATCAAAGTAATTCTGGCTTATAGAAACTCAGATAATTTGGGTGATATTGCAATTCTTAAATCTGATTTTTTTGGTGCTAAAGTTTCTCCAACAGTCGCCTCTAAACTTCAACCAGTAGTAGGATATTATCCCACAATTGATTTGAGCCAATTAAGCCAATATCCTCAAGGTTCCTTTGGACGAGAATATGCCAATCATATGCGAGCAAATCAACTAAAACCATTAAATATCAGCCCAGAACTAGAAGACATTGCCAAAAGTAATCTATTTGCTCTGCGATATTTGGTCACCCACGATATTTTTCATGTCTTGCTTGATTTTGACACCACCTACGCCGGAGAAATTGGTGTACTTGCTTTTGCTGCTACACAAAACTACAGCAAATCACTTCACATCGGTTTGTGGTTGGCTAGATTGCTCTATCCTATCCTGGCTCCCCAACAAATAAAAGCGATTTTCGCCAATCTGGTGAAAGGGCGAGAACTAGGTAAGAAAGCTGATTTTCTATTGGGCGACCGCTTTGAAGACCATTGGGAAGAACCAATTGACGATGTGAGAAAACGCTTGAGATTACAATAA
- the nth gene encoding endonuclease III, which produces MGTKIVSVSITRKSLSKKQRSLEILARLKRLYPDATCSLNYSTPVQLLVATILSAQCTDERVNKVTPALFGKFPDAESLAIADLVELESLVRSTGFYHNKAKNIQAACRMIVTEFDSVVPNQMEQLLKLPGVARKTANVVLAHAYGINAGVTVDTHVKRLCGRLGLTEAKDPVRIEQDLMGLLPQSDWENWSIRLIYHGRAICKARSPVCISCELADLCPAVNKPVVIG; this is translated from the coding sequence ATGGGTACAAAGATTGTTTCAGTGAGTATTACCCGCAAATCATTATCTAAAAAGCAGCGATCGCTAGAAATTTTAGCTCGTCTGAAGCGTCTTTATCCAGATGCTACTTGCTCTTTAAACTACTCAACGCCAGTACAACTGTTGGTAGCAACCATTCTCTCGGCTCAGTGTACTGATGAGCGAGTGAATAAGGTGACACCAGCTTTATTTGGTAAGTTTCCTGATGCTGAGAGTTTAGCGATCGCTGACTTAGTAGAATTAGAAAGTTTGGTGCGCTCAACTGGGTTTTATCACAATAAAGCCAAAAACATTCAAGCCGCCTGTCGGATGATTGTGACTGAATTTGACTCTGTTGTTCCCAACCAAATGGAACAGTTGTTAAAGCTTCCAGGTGTGGCGCGGAAGACAGCAAATGTAGTCCTAGCTCATGCTTATGGCATTAATGCTGGCGTGACAGTAGATACTCACGTCAAGCGCCTGTGCGGACGTTTGGGTTTAACTGAAGCAAAAGACCCCGTTCGGATTGAGCAAGATTTAATGGGTTTATTGCCTCAGTCTGATTGGGAAAATTGGTCAATTCGGCTGATTTATCACGGTCGTGCTATTTGTAAAGCCCGCTCTCCCGTCTGTATTTCTTGTGAGCTTGCCGATTTATGTCCTGCTGTGAATAAGCCAGTGGTTATAGGGTAA
- a CDS encoding DUF3155 domain-containing protein, protein MARRRKRKSRRRQEGRRILEHVPQYSIESGEEKPVTAARRFIQAEGILPPALLLVKRNEHTTDRYFWAEKGLFGAQYVEENHFLFPSLRVLEPSPGQEPLALASR, encoded by the coding sequence TTGGCAAGGAGACGCAAAAGGAAGAGTCGTCGTCGTCAGGAAGGACGGCGAATTTTGGAACATGTGCCTCAATATAGCATCGAAAGTGGCGAAGAAAAGCCTGTGACAGCAGCGAGAAGATTCATTCAAGCTGAAGGGATTTTGCCACCGGCATTGCTACTCGTAAAGCGAAATGAACACACCACAGATCGTTATTTCTGGGCAGAAAAGGGACTGTTTGGTGCTCAATACGTAGAGGAAAACCATTTCTTGTTTCCTAGCTTGAGGGTGTTAGAACCTTCGCCAGGTCAAGAACCTCTTGCTTTAGCTAGTCGGTGA
- a CDS encoding ATP-binding protein, whose translation MLMSASSDFLALCREQIALLTQGLGATLSIVYLTQELVETPSGDAKLIPVVIYPETALLPPGEVTAEATAHKQLQVGNVFVLPNDQRKLLTAGSGSPTSSQGSEIPDASQPHLKEEYLFSGNQIVLPLIYEGVMMGLLVTSRQDRAWNENEESQIQRIAQTLAIACILDQRRAWFEQQLHEQQILQEKQRDLLDNLLHQFRNPLTALRTFGKLLLKRLRPADANRDVANSIVRESDRLQELLQQFEQVIDLTEADLAPLHLAEDEVFVEATIQKDAKPPLLLPGTGDKAVDCSLTDILEPLLISAKAIAQERKLKLITEIQQNSSLVRANVKALREVLTNIIDNALKYTPTGGKILIQAGQEKANFQGIIISDNGPGIPPEDLEHLGERHYRGVQAQTEIPGTGLGLAIAKQLIEQMQGEIEVFSPAINSKLTSPDAPGTTFIIWLPEV comes from the coding sequence ATGTTAATGTCTGCCAGTTCCGATTTTCTTGCTCTGTGTCGAGAGCAAATAGCGCTACTAACCCAAGGGCTGGGAGCAACTTTAAGTATTGTGTACCTAACACAAGAATTGGTAGAGACTCCTTCAGGCGATGCAAAACTTATTCCTGTGGTAATTTACCCGGAAACAGCATTATTACCGCCAGGGGAGGTAACTGCTGAGGCGACAGCACACAAGCAGCTTCAAGTTGGAAATGTGTTTGTATTACCCAATGATCAGAGAAAATTATTGACAGCAGGATCAGGATCTCCAACCTCATCACAGGGTTCGGAGATACCAGATGCATCTCAACCCCATCTCAAAGAGGAATACCTATTTAGTGGAAACCAAATTGTTTTACCTCTAATTTATGAGGGTGTGATGATGGGCTTACTGGTGACAAGTAGGCAAGACCGGGCATGGAATGAAAACGAGGAAAGTCAGATTCAACGAATAGCTCAAACATTAGCGATCGCTTGTATTTTAGATCAACGACGAGCATGGTTTGAGCAGCAGTTGCATGAGCAACAAATTCTCCAAGAAAAACAGCGGGATTTATTAGATAACCTTTTGCATCAGTTTCGTAATCCATTAACGGCGTTGCGGACTTTTGGAAAACTGCTATTGAAAAGACTACGACCAGCAGATGCCAACCGGGATGTAGCAAATAGTATTGTGCGCGAAAGCGATCGCCTGCAAGAATTACTGCAACAATTTGAGCAAGTAATTGACTTGACAGAGGCAGATTTAGCACCACTACATCTTGCAGAAGATGAAGTATTTGTAGAAGCAACTATCCAAAAAGACGCTAAACCACCGTTATTATTGCCAGGAACGGGAGATAAAGCAGTTGACTGCTCGTTAACAGATATATTAGAACCATTATTAATATCAGCCAAAGCGATCGCTCAAGAGCGAAAGCTAAAACTAATCACTGAAATTCAACAGAATTCATCTCTAGTACGTGCCAACGTCAAAGCATTACGAGAAGTATTAACTAACATCATCGATAATGCTTTGAAATACACTCCTACTGGTGGCAAAATTTTGATTCAGGCGGGGCAAGAAAAAGCTAATTTTCAAGGAATTATTATCAGTGACAACGGGCCTGGGATTCCACCCGAAGATTTAGAACATCTTGGAGAACGTCATTATCGGGGTGTACAAGCGCAAACAGAAATCCCCGGCACAGGTTTGGGGTTAGCGATCGCTAAACAATTAATAGAGCAAATGCAGGGCGAAATCGAGGTTTTCAGCCCTGCAATCAACTCTAAGCTAACTTCACCCGATGCGCCGGGGACTACATTTATTATTTGGTTGCCGGAAGTTTAA
- a CDS encoding DUF3611 family protein: MSQTPDAPSSSSTLRAIAQTFRLTGWISFWIQLVLGVVSSIIVLLFAIFNQRTGSPSNNPGTGFGVFLAICGLVVLGGGIYLAYRYTRIGKQLESSNPSNRPRKSETVQVLRLGLWVNLGGTLVTLLGAQAIVGTLVARSISPQAITTQFFDPTRIISGLDMLVVQANTNTVSAHFAGLVASLWLLNRINRP; the protein is encoded by the coding sequence ATGTCACAAACTCCCGATGCCCCATCATCTTCCTCAACTCTCCGGGCTATTGCCCAAACTTTTCGCCTTACAGGTTGGATTAGTTTTTGGATTCAGCTAGTACTAGGCGTTGTTTCTAGCATAATTGTGTTGCTGTTCGCCATCTTTAATCAAAGAACTGGCAGTCCTAGTAATAATCCTGGGACTGGCTTTGGCGTATTTTTAGCAATTTGTGGATTGGTTGTTTTGGGTGGGGGCATTTATTTAGCTTACCGTTACACCAGAATTGGTAAGCAATTGGAATCTTCCAATCCCAGCAACCGCCCTCGGAAAAGTGAGACTGTGCAAGTATTACGCTTAGGGTTGTGGGTGAATTTAGGGGGAACGTTGGTGACTCTTTTAGGGGCGCAAGCGATCGTTGGAACACTGGTAGCAAGATCCATATCTCCTCAAGCTATAACTACCCAATTTTTTGACCCTACCCGAATTATTAGCGGTTTAGATATGCTTGTTGTACAGGCAAACACCAACACTGTCTCAGCGCATTTTGCAGGGCTTGTGGCATCGCTTTGGTTACTGAATCGCATTAACCGACCTTAG